From the genome of Solanum lycopersicum chromosome 7, SLM_r2.1:
atttgccAATTATTGGTCTGATAAAGATTGTATGGTTGATGATGATTTAACTTCTGCAGCTCCCACCTGAGTGGACTGACCAGTTTGAGTCAGGGATTCAGGTCAGCTTCATAACTCCAGAACAATAATTGCCTCTCTATCTTAtttgtttacaaaaaaaaaatggagtcTTGGCGTAATTTAAAGTTGTCTCCATGTGACCAAGAGGTCACGGGGTCGTGTCAGGTCGAGTTGTGGAAATAGCCTCGTCTTGCCCTTTCCTGGACCCCGCGCATAGTGGGAAGTTAGTGTGCACCAGGCTGCCCTATATGAAGATTTCTTGGATTGTTTTGTATGGCATTTTTTGCTTTgctttatgtgtgtgtgtgacaGTGTACTGTTTTTATGTTGCAGACTATTGCTGTGATTCAAGCTGGACATGGCCTACTGCAACTGGGATCCTGCAAGATTGTAAGACTTATTTCCCTAAAAAAGAGATCTTGTTTATTTTAGTTGCTACTATAATCTTTGTTTATCTATGGACATGTGATTACTgtgtcggatcctccaaaagtagtgcatttttggaGTATCTAACACGAGTACTAGTCTGAGCAACATAGTTGGTTACTTAATATGAATAAAGCACTTTGATGTAATTTAGATGAGAATGTTGTATCCTTCTCAGATACCGGAAGACCTCCATTTCGTGTTAAGAATGAGGCACACGTTCGAGTCACTAGGCTATCAATCTGGCTTTTATTTGTCACAACTATTTTCTTCAACAAGGACTAGTTCACCTTCGTCTGCAATTCCTCTTAAGCAGCCGACCATGCCAATTCGCGCTCCTCCTCCACTTTTCAACTGGGGACCAAGGCCAATGCCTTCAGCGTCTTCGCTACTATCGTCTCCCAACTTCCAGAACTCCGCGAGACTTGGTATTCCACAGTCGAAAGATGAATCACATATGTTCCTTCAACTTCCTCATTCATCCGAACCACGAATGGAAGACATGATGGGAGCTGCTGCTGATCATGAGAGTGATATCAAGTGGCCTAATGGATTAACTTTCTTTAGTGCTCTCACTGGTAGAAATGATGATTCCAGGATCCTGTTCAATCCTGATAGCTTAGGTTCCAAACCGGATCATAATCAGCATCCGCTTAGTCTTGATGGGAAGACATCAAATCCGAACTCAGATGCTTCTAGCTTGCACAACAACGGAGGTGCTAATCCAAACGATTTCTTGAGCCTGGATAGCCACCCTGATAGCATTCGGAAGATGGACAAGTTCAAGAGAAGCTATACGCTTCCTGCTAGGATGGCTTCGTCTTCTAATTCATCGACTTCACTTGATCAGCACGCTAATAATCCCGGAGAATATAGGAATGAAGGAGGAATGTACCCTGATGTGATGGAGAGATTCTTGGAATGATCTTTCTAGGGTTATGGTTGGGAGAAGTTGTACTTAAGAAAAAGCTTTTAGTTGTGTTTTCTGCTTAATTTAGTGTTCTTTTAATAGTTTGATTTTCCTTCATCCTTTGGACCATTGAATGTTTCCACTTTTTTCTTGTAGTCTTTTTGATCAGTTTATCTAGAAATGAAGGAAAATTTATGCTTctctatgatttttttttgtaggaaGAATATGGATGTCTAGTAGATTTAAAACTAGGGTAGTGTTGTCTGGATATTTCAAAAATGTTGTTGCTTTCGTGTCGGATCATTAAAATATCATGCATTTCTGGTAACATGgtttgttaaaaagaaaaatcacttCAGGCATCTTAATTTAACTGTGTTAGTTTgacgaaatttaagaaataatgggagatttttaaatattgtaattttaaacTTACTATGtaaaatgttgaaattgaaaACTTATTGAATACAATACAAAAGAAAAGTAAGACATTTAAATTAGGACCGAGTAATTATAGGGTCAAAGTTGAGGAGTGTTTTGTGTAACCTTAGTATAACCACTACATATGTGGGTCAACATTTgaaaaaatgggtgtgatgacaAATAATAGATCAAATCCTATTGACATTTGGTGAGTTGACATTATACAATAAAGGAGCCTaactattcaaaataatatttagttataACTTCATGTTCCAAGATTTATCTAAAATAGTACTCTCAtgtaaaaaactaaaataacattaCTGCTTGGTCCctccctttatttttttatttttatttttcttatttaatatttgatatcTGTATTTAAAAATCGTGACCTATTTGATAAAATGAATAACAATTGATCCTACCTTTTCCTCTTGTTCATGTTTTGAGTGGAGGACCCATTTGTACAATATTTCAACAAAATCATTAGGAATtgataagataataataaaaagaaatgctATATTTGAAAGTAAAAGATTTATAATTATTCATCACTTTTAATCGAACTTAAAATCACTTAGAGCTAGCATGAAAGGTATGAATTCTATCAAACTCATACGAACTATATAGATTCATCGaatacatgttataaatttCAGAATtacaaactttaaaattttaaatctgtTTTTATCCGATACCGGACattagctaaaaaaaaaaaaaaaactaaaacataaaaagtaaaaaaaaaaatttttttttttgacagtTTGAGAAGGGTTGGCTTTTGGTGTCTTGTCATGGGGCATATTTTGGGAGGCGGGATGATGAAATTAGAGTAGCTTTTGGTAGTGAAATGATGTTGAATCTTCtttattccttaatttttgccttgacaCACAGGACAAACTACTAGAATCCAAAGATAACAACTTTTTTCTTTGGTTAGGTTTTAACTCGATAATCGATATTTATATCTAAGTTTGATCAATTGATATTTACACGATATATATAGTGCCAATTTGGTAGAAGTGTTTGGtgtgaatgatttttttttatatacgaaGCTCAATACAATATTGAGATCTCAGGTTAAGAATGGAGCAATCTGTCCATTGCATCACATTCTTTTAATAGTACCAAGACAAGAATTCACCTTCTTTTTCCTCCCTATGTAATTGGACATGAagtataagtaaaaaaaataaatttcttttttaatgatattaGATATGTTCTAATATTTATGTAGTTATAGAGGAATTTTAGTTGGTTAATAAACtgaatttatttcttattaatgagagtttgattttctattttgtaattttgtccCCCTATTTTCCTATAAAAAAATGTAGCTAAATTATTTTAACACTTATATCTTGTATGTGCTATAACATTTGcgttattaacttttttttttatcatcagCGATAAAATgtgaagttttttttcttttataggaTCAATAGTGTTTTTACATTTCCTCTGGCATGACTCAAATTCTAAGCCGATCGATCATTGATGGAGGTCCTCAATCACTTAAGCAAGTTTCATTTATTAAACAAGAAGTTTAAGTTAAATTATTGTCAGATTCTTTAAAAACACTCTTTATTAAACTAACTCGAAATCtcaaaagtataaataaaatagCGTCATgtatgtttaaatttaaaactagttAGAGATGGCTCATATAAATCactttgtatttatattatttactaTGTCCAAGTCAGTATCAAGAGAGtttatcatatataatttttaaaggtTACTTTTcgttttatttgaattttgatcgCTATATTTGATCAGACTAACATTTCACAATAATAATCAAGTTTTATTAGGAACTAACTTTCATGTTAtcttatatgtgtttttttataataatatttcgttataataattaaaaaatattcatacaaatgagatcgttataaaaatattagatcacgagtatatattttttttgtgaaaaacttTGCTCGTCATGTAAGGATAATGTCTTAAGTTAAAAGTAAGAATAATAGACTATATATCCTATCGATTCCCGGCGATCAACTTTCAAGTAAGTTCTTTGAGAATTC
Proteins encoded in this window:
- the LOC101258771 gene encoding protein RICE SALT SENSITIVE 3; amino-acid sequence: MVGSGTADRSKEAVGMMALHEALRSVCLNTDWTYSVFWTIRPRPRVRGGNGCKVGDDNGSLMLMWEDGFCRGRGTDCLEEMDGEDLVRKAFSKMSIQLYNYGEGLMGKVASDKCHKWVFKEPTECEPNISNYWQSSFDALPPEWTDQFESGIQTIAVIQAGHGLLQLGSCKIIPEDLHFVLRMRHTFESLGYQSGFYLSQLFSSTRTSSPSSAIPLKQPTMPIRAPPPLFNWGPRPMPSASSLLSSPNFQNSARLGIPQSKDESHMFLQLPHSSEPRMEDMMGAAADHESDIKWPNGLTFFSALTGRNDDSRILFNPDSLGSKPDHNQHPLSLDGKTSNPNSDASSLHNNGGANPNDFLSLDSHPDSIRKMDKFKRSYTLPARMASSSNSSTSLDQHANNPGEYRNEGGMYPDVMERFLE